The DNA region TCCCGGGCTCCGGCGTGTGGGCATCCGTCATGGTGCGGGCGAGATCGCGCTCGACGACACGACCTGGCGCGCCGACGACGTGGACATCGAGCTGCGACGCGAGCGCGACGGCATCGGCGTGCGCGGCCATCTCGCGCTCGAAGTCGGTGCCGAGCGTGTGCCCGTCCGTCTCGACGGTCGCTACCGGGCGGCGGCCGTCCGGCTCGCCATCGGCTTCCGCGGCCTCTCGCCGCCAGCGGTGGCGGCCGCACTGCCGCGCCTCAAATCGGTCGCGGCGCTCATCCTTCCGCTCGGTGGCGTCGTCGATCTGCGGATGGACGACGAGCTGCGGCTCCACGGCGCCCGGCTGCGGCTCGCCAGCCCCGGGGGGACGCTGGCGCTGGTTCCCGGCTCGCCGCTCCCGGTCGGACGCACCGCCGTCGCGGCGATCCTCGACCGCGACGCGGGGCGGCTCGAGATCGGCCGGCTCGCGGTCGACCTGGACGGTGCGCCGGCCGAGCTTCGGGCCGCGCTCGCCGGCCTCGAGGGAGCCGGATCGTTCGAGGCAGCCGGGCGGCTCGGCAGGCTGCCGGTCGCCCGGCTCGCGTCGTGCTGGCCGGAGGGGCTGGCTCCCGGCGCGCGTCGCGTGGTGCTGGCCCGGGTCGCGGGCGGCGAGCTTCGTGATCTGCAGGTGCGCCTGGCGGGGAGAACGCTCGACGGCCGGCTCGAGACGGTGGACGGGCTCACAGGTGGCGCGACGTTCCGTCAGGTCGCGCTCCGACCGGTCGGCGCCCTGCCGCCGCTCGCCGGCCTCGCCGGGACGGCGACGTTCTCGCAGGCCGCCCTGGACCTGGACGTGGCCGGCGGAACGGCCGGCTCTCTCCGTGTCGAGCGGGCGGCGGTCCGCGTGACCGGCGGCAGCGGCGCGCCGCGTGTCGCGGTCGATGCCAGGCTGCGTGGCGGAGTGGCCGACGCCCTCGCCGCGCTCGGGCGGATCTCCCCGCTCGCCGGCATCGACCCGTCCCAGGTGCGTGGCGAGGTCGAGGCGCGGGTCGTCGCAGACGTGCCGCTCGGCGGCCCGCCGCCGGACCTGGTGGCGCTCGGCCTGCAGGTGACGGCGTCGCTCCACGGCCTCGGCGTGCCGCGCCTCGTGCGCGGCTGGTCGCTCACCGGCGGGGAGCTCTCGCTCACGCTCGGGGGCCGGCGCCTCGCGCTCGGCGGCGAGGCGAACGTCGAGGGCGTACCGGTGACGCTCGACCTGACGGAAACGCTCGGCGAGCGCGAGAGCCGGGTGCTGGTGGTCCGCGCGCGGCCCGATCGTGCCGGTCGCGCCGCGCTCGGGCTCGATCCCGGGCCTCTGCTCGACGGGCCGGTGGACGTGACGGCGCGCGTCGCGCGGGCGCCGGACGCTCACGCCCGGATCAGCGCGCGGGATGGCGAGGTGCTCGGCGTTCCGCGCCTCGCGCTCTCGATCCCGGATGCGACCGTCACCGCGCGCGCGACGCGGAGCACGGACGGGGCGACCTGGAGCACGGTCGACGCCGACGCC from Deltaproteobacteria bacterium includes:
- a CDS encoding DUF3971 domain-containing protein — protein: MLRRRWPLALAGLAAAAVGLLGLLAWRLVQAPIALGVLVPRIEAALGAAVGSPVSVGGAALAWDGATRHLELRVEQVEVATSADEERAVVRSAALAVEPWELLRGRLVVAAVDVLEPRLRILWRESGGLELRSGSTDQLLPVLDSIFRRAAPGLRRVGIRHGAGEIALDDTTWRADDVDIELRRERDGIGVRGHLALEVGAERVPVRLDGRYRAAAVRLAIGFRGLSPPAVAAALPRLKSVAALILPLGGVVDLRMDDELRLHGARLRLASPGGTLALVPGSPLPVGRTAVAAILDRDAGRLEIGRLAVDLDGAPAELRAALAGLEGAGSFEAAGRLGRLPVARLASCWPEGLAPGARRVVLARVAGGELRDLQVRLAGRTLDGRLETVDGLTGGATFRQVALRPVGALPPLAGLAGTATFSQAALDLDVAGGTAGSLRVERAAVRVTGGSGAPRVAVDARLRGGVADALAALGRISPLAGIDPSQVRGEVEARVVADVPLGGPPPDLVALGLQVTASLHGLGVPRLVRGWSLTGGELSLTLGGRRLALGGEANVEGVPVTLDLTETLGERESRVLVVRARPDRAGRAALGLDPGPLLDGPVDVTARVARAPDAHARISARDGEVLGVPRLALSIPDATVTARATRSTDGATWSTVDADAVYTPPGRKPRSGHLGVTLRGRQLAIRSDDGGTLFRVLGKGSAAGGRLAIDGTIDLTQAGPPFDARIELHDCTVTNAPLLARVATLGSLGGIRQSLSGGGLRLERLTARLSQQGRMVRVADAAARGPALTAVVEGTVDREADAVDLRGTLVPAYYGINTAPARLPLIGGVVAGAGGGTLQAVDFRVHGRASDPVVSVEPLSVVTLPALRRLSAVLDRPAAPAPPDAPAQRGR